Part of the Quercus robur chromosome 5, dhQueRobu3.1, whole genome shotgun sequence genome, TGGTGATGGGTTTACTAATCGGTTTTGGCCGTGGGTTTGGAGGTGAGTTTTGGTGGCGGATCATGGTGGCCGTGGGTGTGGTGGTCTGGTGGTGGCCTAGTGTGACGTGGGCGTTGATCGGTGTGGCGTTGTGATTGGCTTTGATGGCTCcgttaatggttttttttttttttaacaaggttTTGCTTTTGGTTTGATGGTCCGGTGGTGGTGCTGGGATACATGAGGGTGGTAGTGTGTTCACTGTGTTGTTATTTGGAGGCTGTTTGGTGGTGAGAGAGGTAGTGTGTTTACTATGTTGCTGTTTGGAGGTTGTTCGGTGGTGagagagaaatagtaaaaaaagaattaaaaaagaatatttaaataaaggaGCAAAAAATATAGAGTTTAGGGATGTTGGGAGTTTTGTAAAATGGTAGGGTATAAATGATGAAGTAGgttttaaaatagtaaaatagaatagtttgAAGATACtggttggagatgctcttacaCACCTATTGTTTCTTATTTCATCCGAAGAAATAAAGTTCACTTAAGTTGGAGCATGGGTGAGTTTTATCTTTTAGTTTAgttgaataattaattacataatgaaataaaagtgtaaagaaaattattgcataataagaacaaataaatttctttcaaTATTTCATAGTTGAATAATGtcacataaatattaattatgtaGTTAAAAATTTATTGCGTTTGACATCTGAATTCCAAATTTGTCAATAtctcaattttagaaaatattttaatattccaatttcaaaaaaattctcaaaaaacatTTCCAAATGTTGATATTAagtggattttaatttttttttaatactccGCGGCTCCCCTCCCCCTCCCTCCAACATTCTGGCTTAGTCTCTGATCCCATGCCGGGACAACTTCTACTTTTTTCTTAAACATATATACTATATAGGCTTGTAATAGAATTTCGATTAATTGGAGCTCATGGTCGCTTAATTTTCTCTTGACCATTCTTCAATAATAGCCCACACATTACAATTTTCTTCCAATTTTCAACAACTAATTTCTTagccaattaaaataaaacactttTATAGTGTCCTAGTTTTCTTGTGactaatcaaccaaaaaaatcaaagatataTGCCCTATGTTTTGATGGATTCTCAATCTCTCTCCGTTCCAAAGATACCTTACATTTTTTGTATACACTTCATTTAGGAGACTAGATAAGGtcattcatcttttttttttcttcttttctttttctagattTTGTTTCAATAAGTTATAACCAATGGTAAGGTCTCACTCTCACAGTAGATCATTCACTCTATAATTTCACTCCCACATCAATCTTGTAAGAATATGTAAATTTATTCTCCAATTgctctttttcttctcaattattttaaatgttgatgtttttattgatccttttttttttaagtctatatatatagagagagagagagagagagagagagagagagagagagagagagagagagagagagagagagagagagagagagagattacctATCCCTCGCTATCCCTCGCTTAGCCTTTTGTTAAAGTTAAGTTTTGCATCTCATGACCCACTATGCATAGATAAGGGACTTGGGCTTCGATGAAGAGTGTCATAGGCTTCAAGTCTAACATGCAGGGGTGAAGAAATCTAGGCTCTTAGGCCTAACAAGTGAAGAAACAGACTTTGGGCCTGTGGCGGGCTTTCATACCCATCTCATATAGTAATGTGTTTTTCGGTCTTTGAGACCGTTTTGTGTGGTGCTGAGTCTCACACCCAACCCATTTATACGTTAGAAGacttttgggcttaaaaaaaaaaaaaaaaatcctcttggCTTCATATTCAGTTTGAAGACACTTGACCCATGCTTGTTTCATGTATTTTCCTTGCGTTAGGCTATTTTGCTAACGTGGTTTGATTCTTCCAATGAAGTTATCCTGTCTGTCACATGAAAAGAGAAATTtcgcaaccaaaaaaaaaaaaaaaaagctcatcaTAGGATCAAGAACTTTTACTTGCTcttcttaattaaataaataaataaaaacttttactTGTACATGACTTTCACATCTACTCACAACTTCTATTTAATCAATTGTATGTGatagttgatatatatatatatatatggatagaAACAAATACTTGAATTGTTTCTTTATAATAGATGACACATTGATTTATAAAGGTTAATTATAGTTAGTGCCTTAGTGGCATACATAAGTTAGGTTGGGGGAGTGTTTCAATTCAACTCACCATGGTTAGAttgaaaaaaaacacaatccaactcAACACATAATAGggatccaacccaacccacatgaaTTGAATTCAACCCATGGGAAGGacatttataaaaagaaaaagagatgagcataaaaacaacaaatttataagattaccaacacaaataacaacaaatttaCTAATCAAACCTAAATATGTGGATAGTTCATAAAAAtcaacacaaactattttattagtgaATCAAATCAACACAAATAAAAGCATATTTATaagattataaattataaatttattgatagttcatcaaacaaaaaagaataaataataaaaccatacaatatatattttaaatatagttGAGTTGAATACTAGTcgaatttataaatttaacgACTTACTCATTgtgaaataaaatttgacaacccaacccaatctaCTAATCCTTAAAACCGACCCAAATTTAGGTAACTGTACACTCCCAAAAATGGTAAACAAATACTATGGGAGCCAAAGATTGTGATCCGAGAATTATTGTTAAACTTatcattttcattaaaaaagaaaaaaaagagtgtcacattaaaaaagaaaaagtgggtGACGGGGCGAGATCTGATTGATAAGTAAACAAACTGTAGAGGCGTAACCGGGTACAAGCGAGAAAgccctctcctctctctttaGTGTTTATAGAAGAAGAGAAGCGGTGAATTGAATTGGGAATTTGATGTCCGTGACGCGAGGCTTCTGAGGCgcgagatagagagagagagcgcagTGTGCAGAGGCAAAAACAAATCGCTCCAATTCCATTTCCTCCCTCCCAATAAAATATCcaataataaaaacaacaactatatatatatatatatataaacacagaaagaaaaagaaagagaaagagaaagagagagaggaggaaaATGTCGAAGAAGAAAGGGAGTGGAAACACGATGACTCTCAAGGACTTTCACGGTGGTTCTATCCCAACTGATCTCCCTCTTCCCTCTGCTCCCGGTGTGTAAGTACCTTTTTACCCTTTCTCTCTATTTAGATCTGCCATTCAATCCCACTAGATCTGTATATTCACAAACCCTAGGTACTTTTCCGAAATGtattaatttgttgctttttatttttatttatttatttatttattattgttttagaaTTGTGAGGCCGTCGGATCGTCCGGGTTACGACCGCCCGAACCCATGGGGGAACCCGATGGGGCGACCCGATCACCGGTCGCGGCCGCACTCGTCTCCCGCGACGAGGCATTTTGATGACAAGTCTCCTTTTCTCACTCACGCTGCTCACATTGGCCGGAATTTCGATGAGGATGAGCGGAAGCCGCTTGATGGGGTGTCTGCCCCGCGGCGGACGATTAGTGATGATAATATTCGGGTCCCGTCTGCCCGTGTTGAGCTGAAACCCGAGTATGGGCCGAGTGGGAGTTTTTCGAGTAGGCAAGGATTGGGTGGAGGTGGAAGTGGAAGTGGGAATGTGAATTCGTATGCCGGGAAGGTTAATGAGGCGGGTAGTGTTGTTGGGGTTAGTTCGCAGAATTTAGGTGGGAATAGTGGGGGTTATACGAATGTGTGGGCAGCCAGGAAAGAGGCAATGGGGGTTAATGAGCCGGTGCAGCAAGCTGCATTGGCAGGACAAAATGCTGTTTCAAAGTTTGCTCATGCTAGTGCACTTGATAAGGTGTCTTCGGGTAGATGGCAATCGAAGCAACCGGCCCCTTATCAGGGTGATGTTGAGGCAGCTAGGTCGCCCGAAAGGGAGAGTGGCTTTCAGTCTAAGAACTTtggtggcagtggtggtggCTATGATAGTGTGGATGTTGCGAGTGGGAGAGAATATCATGATGCTACATTGGCGAGACAAGCTGAAAGGGGTCTGAATATTGAGGATGGGGTTCGGGTTGGTAGGAAGGAGATTCCGGATAATGAAAGAGCTGGGGCTCCTGTGTACTCGGAATTAAAGGAGAGGAACCCGGTGATTCATGTGGATAGGACTCAGCTGGCTCGTAATGATGGAAAACTTGGTGGGTCTGAATTGCATTCCCCAGTGCCTTTGGAGCCATCCGAGCGGCCTAAGTTGAAGTTGCTTCCAAGATCTAAGCCATTGGAAAGTTCAGAACAACCTGTTCCTGTTGTCGATCATACACAGGTATTGGCAAGGTTACTCGATTGAGtgtttgttaaaaatataagataaagaatGAATAGCTCACTTTATGTTCCTTGAACTTAATTCCTGTTATTTCATGTACCATACAGGGCTATCAGTGGGTGAGGGACACTGCTCATGCTGAAACTGTTAATGAAGTGTATGGAAATATGAGTCCTGCAAAACCTAGCATAGCTAGCACTGAGAGTGTGAAGCAAGCTGTGGAGCGTCCCAAATTGAATTTAAAGCCTCGGTCACAGCCTCCTGAGCATTTGGAAGGAAATGCTGAAAGAGAGAGGTCAGTAACTGATTTTGGGTTTCTTACTGATTCtccctttttaaaaatatcatatgGACTACGTAtcaaaaatgtatatttttgtgATTAAGATGAAAAATGCAAGAATACTATTTTATAAGGGAACAAGAGATCTGTGGCCTGACATTAGCAATCATTTGAGCATAAAGGTTTCAGCTAGGTAAAGacttgagggagagagagggggggggcaGGTGGGGTGGGGTTTTAACCCCATACTTGCCCACTATTTTATACTAATGGGGGGTGGCAATTGGCACAATCTTTTGAGCATAAAGTAATCCACAGGGTTAACTGATCTAAGTTAAAAAAACATACTATGAATCACAAAAAGGAAACACCAACATTGATGCCTTAGACATGATTGTGACTTATTTTCTTATTGGACATAATGTTAGATTTctatctttttagtttttttttttttttttttattgacatatttttgtatttgtttcaaaAGTCTGTGTAAATAGTCCTAACAATAACCCTGCAAATTTGTAATGAGTCTTCtggccaaaaaacaaaaaatcattgaaTCTTGAGGTGAGACCTTGCTTTACCATTCAAAGTCAGTCCCATACATTATCTTATTGTGTCTTTGAATGTCATAAGCACAGATTTGTTTTATATTCTAAGATGCCattatcaatttatattttaaatatggcATCACTAGTGATGTTAATAAAGTAATATGAGGCAATCGATTGCTAGTAGTGGCATGCTAATTAACAAATTTTGAACTTGGTTTCTCTTTCTTGGACTTCATGTGtattattttggttgttttaccctgaaaaagaaaaaaaaaggtggtctTGTTCAAATTGAAGTATTGAGCTTGTGTAGTGGCCGTTCACGGTTGCCCTCTCCCAATCCTTCTTCCAATCCTTTACATTGGTTCAACCTTAACCTCAAATTGTCCCCATTTGGTAGGGGAGAGATTTTTTTTGGCCACAAAGGTTGAGGGTAACatcatttttgtcaatttattggGACTTTTGAGCCTCACTTGTTAGGGTGACTGAACCTCAGGAGTAGTGTTCAATAACAAATAGACAAGGTTGTAATAAAATGTCTTTGTGTCGGGCATGGAATAGGTACACTAGAATGTGAGTGGCAACATCATTTTAGTAATTTATTGTTACTTTTGGGCCTCACTTTTCAGGGTGACTGAACCTCAGGAGTAGTGTAACAATTAGAACATAGACAAGGTTGCAATAAAATGTCTTTGTGTTGGGCATTTGATTCTTCTGGGTTTGGTTCAGTATTGAATGCACATGTTCAACTATCTGGTTGGGATGTTATGATCAGTGCAAGTATGGGTTTTGTAAAGTCTGAGGGAGGTCTTATATTCTTCAAAATCAATTCATCATGAGAGTTCTGTTCTGGGTTTGAGAACATTATCTTGGGTGCCCTAGGTTATTTATGGTAGTCATGGCTCAATATCTGGTTGGGATGTTATGATCAGTGCAACTATGGGTTTTGTAAAGTCTGAGGAAGGTCTTGTATTCTTCAAAATCAATTCATCATAAGAGTTCTGGTCTGGGTTTGAGAACATTATCTTGGGTGACCTAGGTTATTTATGGTAGTAATAGTTACCATGGCTCAAATGTAGCTCATGGAGATATTTACTGATAGTATTCTTCCTGTCCtaccaaatataaaaaaatatctatctataagagatttttattttttaaattttttatgggggGTGGAGAGAGATGCCTTGGGTGCTTGAATTGTGTATATAGGCATTTAATAGACATTGAACTGGGTAATTTGGGCTTATTTGTAAAGTTGCAGTATTGGTGACTCAATAAAAGTTCTTGGAATACATTGAATATTTGTAAGCTACTGTCAATGACAAGACAGCAAAATTGGCACACTTTCTGTTGTTAGCATATGAGGTGTTTGGGGAAAAtaaaggtcttttttttttggggggggtctGCTACTCCCGTGCCTAAGAGTTATCTTAAATTTTCAACGTTCTAGAAGTGTCCATAAGAAAGATGCGACCAAGCTGGCTTTTATGTTTGGTTAGAAACTGATTTCAGTCTTACTTTTATCAGCCTTATTTTTTGGTAGCCTTGATGCCTTGATGGTCATATAACTGCTTAGGAAGTCGAATTGGTTAGTGGtagttcttatttttattttaaaaataaaatgaggtATAGGTACAGTTTTTATGATATGATTAATGGAGTGTAtatcttttccttcttgatTGTGTGTGTTGATATAAAAGATAAACTAAGAGTggattgtgtttgttttttgttgttatgCCATACGGCTATATACTATTTTCATAAATAGtcaagaatatataaaaaagcacTCTTAATATAATACCAGACTGAGCAGGCCTTCATATCTTTGACTGGTTAAAAGAAATTAGTTTTGGGATCCAATGAATGGTGAAATCACATTATCAGGTCTACTAAATTcttttcccatttatttttgagttccTGACTTTCAGATAAGAAGCTTTTCATCTCTTGCTGTTATGGTAATTTGCTAAATCAAATATTCATGGAATAAGGGTTGCACTAAATTTTGAATATGGTAGAAATTGGTTTAACTTTCTGCTTTCAATTTTGGCACTATCTCTCCCTAGGAAAAGTAATTTACTGTACTATTCTCCTTACTCAAACAATTGGCATGTAATTGCTTTTCTGTGGTTCCATTTTATTGGACACTGGGCTTTTTCTCTGGTACTGAGACAAATTATGTGAATGATGCAGGAATATGTTGTTTGGTGGTGCTCGTCCTCGAGAACTGGTGAGTTTTTCATATTTAATTCGTTAATTTAAAATGCCATATACAAATTTTCTTTGTTGCATCTTCATGCAGCTGTTGACAATTATATGTTATCACATATGgtttctctctctgtgtgtgttgGGTCTTTTGGGGGGAGGATTAATACTGGTTACTAGtttgaaaatattgtttctCTTGTACCTCCTTCCCCTTCCTCCACATTTTCCACTATTTCCTAGTCTCTGGAAGGGTACCGTCCTGTGTTgatctctttcttttctgttaTTCAGTCATCAGTGGCTTCATGTTCCTACCTTGACAGCATAGCTAATCCACTTCTCAGGTTCTGAAGGAGCGAGGGGTTGATGATGTTGGAATCAACAACCTGGACTTGGTTCAACAATCTGATAGGTAGTGACTTtctaatctttttctttttgttttattacaACTCTATTGTCTCTTAATTaccatttgaattttcaaactaattCTAACTGATGACTTATTGTTTTGTGAAGGGTTGAACAAAATGTTCCTAGGACTGAAAGAGTTCATGGGCATGCAATTCCTGCTCGCCACAGTGAAAAAACTGAGAATTCTCATCTTGATCAAATGACTGGAAAGAGATACGAGAGGAAAGATCACAGGCAAGACTCTGAGAGAGTTGATATGCAGAGGAGGAACTGGCGTAATGAGAGCAGGAGGAATAACAACAGAGAGACTGAAAGGCAGCAGCAGCAGCCTCAGCAACCACAGCAGCAAGTGGAGAGGCCACCTTCACCTGAGACTTGGCGCAAGCCTGTAGAGCAGCCAAAACCAGCCTCCCCTGATGCTGGTGGTCTGCGCTATGGGAAAGCAGCTTCAGCTGTCGAGCTTGCCCAAGCATTCTCTAAATCAGTCTCTGATCCAAAGATAGCAGATCAGTTTTCTGGTCAAAAGGCCCTCCCTGGCCGGACCCAAATGCCTTTTTCAAGGCTGACTGGTCCAACCCCAAGGCCTCAGATTAATGGTTACTAGATTTATGAGTGGTTGGTGGGCAATTGGGCATCCATTGCGGTAAGAAGAATGTGTGGTGATGTAACATTGGGTATGTGCAAGCTGAAAAAAATACTTAGCAGCTTGTTAGTGATGATACCCGCACCTGATTCTTTTCTTGGTTTTCTTCAGAAAAATGATTTGTCATACAAAATCAACTTCAATAATCTAGCTGACTGGTGCCAtcttatttttaagttattgtTGTGCCTTTTCTCCTTGGACAACTGTActtttcctcatctttttaGAGGAGAAAGTGTTCTGTTGTCTTTTTAACTTGAGATTTGAGGCCATTTTAGCATCAGTTTACAATTTGCATTCATGGTTTTGGTGGCGTTATTTGGTAGTTTACAATGAgaaagggcttttttttttctccttttgggCAGTTCAATGAGAGCCTActtaccccccaaaaaaataaaggtcaAAGAGAGTGGTTGAAGTTGcttgaatttgatttttatttatgggtTAAATATTATAACCAGTTTTAAGATTATAGTAAAGTGATCCGAAGGGTTCCACTGTATAGTATAAGAGGCAAGTATGGGGAAATGAtttcaagatttaatttttaCAGTAGGTTTTCATCGACTTACAGTAACTTCCGTTGTAGATTGTACCCGAATCAACTGCTGTTAAAACACTCTATTGTAtcaaaatcttaatttttcttaaaccACATTTATTCCCTTATTAGAATGCATTCTTTAATTCTGAATGTCAGTGGTGGGATCCAGTATCCACTAAGCGgtagttttcacttttcactagAGAGTCAAGCCACTAGGAAATTGGCGGCATAAGTAACGGAAAAGGAAAGGGCTAGCTGGGTCAAGCAAGAATTCTCACgtggaataaaatatttatattggACCGTAAAGTTGGTCAGAGTTTTGGGTTCTGAGCTTGTAAATATTGGCTTCTTGGCTTTCCCACATCCACATATCTTCTAATCCATTCCCATAATATCTTGCAGCAAGAGTTTTGCAATAGCAACTATATCTCCTAAGTAAAGTCACAATGCCTGCTGTGAGGTACATGAGTACTagaaaaagagagtttatggATGCAACTTTTTTGTCACAATTGTTGCCACAACCTTAATATGTTCGACTATGAGTGTATCGAGAAAAAATAGTGGATTCATGTGAAAGTGATGCTTCACCAATCACAGTTGCACATGTCATCAAGTTATGACAAATAATGTGGTCCTAAATGTGCAATGCGTATATCAATATTAACTACTTGGTCATAATGTTTTATTACCTGCCTCCTAGAAAGAGTTGGTTCTCACCTAGAATCTTTGTTAgtctatatattatttatatcatTTTAAAATGTCTTAGTTGCTTCTTATTCCCTCCATTGTCTCTTTACTAGTAGGAACAAACATGGTTTCTATACTTGTCATTGACTGAGCAACAGAGTTCAATGACAAATAGTTCCACTATTTCTCTTTACCTTCTTGGTGCACAACTCTTTATATCCTTCTGGATCAGTCTGAAAAGTACATCTTTTCCAAACCTTTTCAAGTTGCATGAACGTTTGTTTTAGGTGAGCTTTCAGATTTGTTTATGTGAACAATGGAAGGGTGCTGTGATCTTGAGGTGGATGTCAATGGGGAAGAAGTTTTTATGGTCCATAAGGTAAACAATTCACTTTGTTTGGCATTCATATCTGTTAAAAGTTGACCTCTTTTATACCTTAATCTCTCAAAGCATTAGAAAGATTTTTAGACCTTCCTGCTTTGTTTGTCATTCATATCTCAGAAACTATTGCTAATTTTTCTTAGTGGAATTAAAAGCTTCATGAGTCAGTAGCCTTTCAAGCTCTAAGACGTCGAAGTGTTGAGTCTTGTGAACAAGTTTTCTTTATTGGTTCATTAATCAAAGAATGTTAAAATGAAATCTTTTGTCTTTTGCTCCCATTTCTTAAACGAtttccttcttttccttcttgtagaaaacaaaacaagaacattcttttcttttttttccccttaagtGTGAGAGTAGTTAATTTTCTGAACTTTTTGCTAGCCATATGACTCTGTTGTGTCATACATACTTGCAGAAAATTCTCATGTCCTTCTCAAGTCTATTTAGCaaattatttggtgatttgaaGGGCACAGTGAGGAACTTGAAAGTGATATTCAATGAATTTCCAGGTGGTGCAAAGGGTTTTGAGCTCATGGCAATGTTTTGCTACGACAATGGCAGAACTATGATAACACCCTCGAACATATTTCTCCTAAACTGTGCTGCTCATTTTTTGGAGATGGATGGTAATGGTTCTAGTAGACATAGTTTAATAGACCAAACTGAGAAATCTCTTAAAGGGATCAACTTTTGGACTTGGTCTGAGCTCTTAGAAGCTCTGAAACAGTGCCAAGATTTACTTCCTGGCACAAAATCTTCAGTTATGCTTCAGTGTATCTTGGATTGTCTAATAGGACGGATTGCTTTGCCTAGTATTGCAAGCCCACATACATGTTCTTCAGACAGTTCTAGTTTCCAATTTTCCTGTGATACAAGCATCGACAGCCTGAAAAGCAGCTCTTCTCAACTAACCTGGTGGTTTGAAGATCTTTTGTTCTTGAATGTTGATTTGATAGACAATTTAATCAAGACAATGGTATCCCTGAAAGTCAACCATGCTACAATCTATAAGTTTCTCTTCTATTATCACAAATCAAGATGTATTGGTGCAGCAACAGCTGAGAAGTGCAAAATCACAGAGGTTGTAATTAATCTGATTTCTTTGCTTGATAGGAGTTCTCTTTCTTGCAAGGGCTTATTTGAAATTTATCGAGTGGCTTTAGGCTTGAGAATAAGTAAATTTTACAGAAATAATTTAGAGAGCCTGATGGGTTCACAGTTGGATCAAGCAACAATTGATTATCTGCTCGCCCCATCTCCACATAGACGAGCTTATTACTATGATGTTAATTTGGTTTTAAGGCTTGTACAAGCATTTCTCCTTGAAGGCGGTAGTTTGTCATTTACAAGTCGATTAAAAAAGGTTACCAACTTGTTGGATTCATACCTTGTGGAAGTGGCTCCGGATTCCCATCTGAAACCTTCCAAGTTTACTGCATTAGTATTGCTGCTGCCAGATTATGCTAGAGCATCTTATGATCGTGTTTATCAAGCCATGGATTTGTTTCTAGAGGTATGTACCATATTGCAATGTTTCATACACTGATAGATGGAATTAGCACATTACATTCAATAAAAGCTGAGCTTGTTTGGTGCTTGTTATGGAAATAGTGTTCAAGTATCATTTTGTTCCTCTATTCAGATTTTAACTCTCACAAAATGTGGTATGCTCCATgtttttacaaaatttcaatcctTGTACTGACTTCAGGTTTCCACAGGTTCATGCTGGattatgtgaagaagaaaagaggagtGTCTGTTGTGCACTGAACCATGAGAAGCTCTCAGAAGAAGCTTTGAAAGATCTATCTCGGAACTCAAAATTTCCTTCACAAACTGTGCAAAAGGCTCTTACTACACAACAATCCATGATCAAATGTTCACTTTCAGACACCCACCATCTCTTAACTTTTTGTGACTCTTTGTTTTGTAGCAACACTAAGGAAAATTTAGGTAAGGAGGATTCTGagaccaagaagcttagagCAGATTTGCAAGGAATGCATTGGAAGATGATGGGGTTGGAGAAGGTTTGTGGTGCAATGCAGACAGAGATGGCAAACATAATGAGATCAAGATTATCTATCCTTGGCAATGCTAGATCCTTACCAAAGCTCTGTTCATGACAAAACTTTGGATACTTGCTAGTTGCTACCCAATTtcatgtatatattttatttgcacTTTCTGTCAAAATGATTTGTTGAGTAATAATAAAGGGCTAAATTCTTATTTCTTTTCTGTGAAGTAAAACAAGGATAAAAACTTTTCATAACAAGTGCAAGCCAGCAAATGGGAGCattttataactttataaacGTGAAATTG contains:
- the LOC126727294 gene encoding uncharacterized protein LOC126727294; the encoded protein is MSKKKGSGNTMTLKDFHGGSIPTDLPLPSAPGVIVRPSDRPGYDRPNPWGNPMGRPDHRSRPHSSPATRHFDDKSPFLTHAAHIGRNFDEDERKPLDGVSAPRRTISDDNIRVPSARVELKPEYGPSGSFSSRQGLGGGGSGSGNVNSYAGKVNEAGSVVGVSSQNLGGNSGGYTNVWAARKEAMGVNEPVQQAALAGQNAVSKFAHASALDKVSSGRWQSKQPAPYQGDVEAARSPERESGFQSKNFGGSGGGYDSVDVASGREYHDATLARQAERGLNIEDGVRVGRKEIPDNERAGAPVYSELKERNPVIHVDRTQLARNDGKLGGSELHSPVPLEPSERPKLKLLPRSKPLESSEQPVPVVDHTQGYQWVRDTAHAETVNEVYGNMSPAKPSIASTESVKQAVERPKLNLKPRSQPPEHLEGNAERERNMLFGGARPRELVLKERGVDDVGINNLDLVQQSDRVEQNVPRTERVHGHAIPARHSEKTENSHLDQMTGKRYERKDHRQDSERVDMQRRNWRNESRRNNNRETERQQQQPQQPQQQVERPPSPETWRKPVEQPKPASPDAGGLRYGKAASAVELAQAFSKSVSDPKIADQFSGQKALPGRTQMPFSRLTGPTPRPQINGY
- the LOC126727295 gene encoding BTB/POZ domain-containing protein At3g22104-like isoform X1; amino-acid sequence: MEGCCDLEVDVNGEEVFMVHKKILMSFSSLFSKLFGDLKGTVRNLKVIFNEFPGGAKGFELMAMFCYDNGRTMITPSNIFLLNCAAHFLEMDGNGSSRHSLIDQTEKSLKGINFWTWSELLEALKQCQDLLPGTKSSVMLQCILDCLIGRIALPSIASPHTCSSDSSSFQFSCDTSIDSLKSSSSQLTWWFEDLLFLNVDLIDNLIKTMVSLKVNHATIYKFLFYYHKSRCIGAATAEKCKITEVVINLISLLDRSSLSCKGLFEIYRVALGLRISKFYRNNLESLMGSQLDQATIDYLLAPSPHRRAYYYDVNLVLRLVQAFLLEGGSLSFTSRLKKVTNLLDSYLVEVAPDSHLKPSKFTALVLLLPDYARASYDRVYQAMDLFLEVHAGLCEEEKRSVCCALNHEKLSEEALKDLSRNSKFPSQTVQKALTTQQSMIKCSLSDTHHLLTFCDSLFCSNTKENLGKEDSETKKLRADLQGMHWKMMGLEKVCGAMQTEMANIMRSRLSILGNARSLPKLCS
- the LOC126727295 gene encoding BTB/POZ domain-containing protein At3g22104-like isoform X2, whose protein sequence is MAMFCYDNGRTMITPSNIFLLNCAAHFLEMDGNGSSRHSLIDQTEKSLKGINFWTWSELLEALKQCQDLLPGTKSSVMLQCILDCLIGRIALPSIASPHTCSSDSSSFQFSCDTSIDSLKSSSSQLTWWFEDLLFLNVDLIDNLIKTMVSLKVNHATIYKFLFYYHKSRCIGAATAEKCKITEVVINLISLLDRSSLSCKGLFEIYRVALGLRISKFYRNNLESLMGSQLDQATIDYLLAPSPHRRAYYYDVNLVLRLVQAFLLEGGSLSFTSRLKKVTNLLDSYLVEVAPDSHLKPSKFTALVLLLPDYARASYDRVYQAMDLFLEVHAGLCEEEKRSVCCALNHEKLSEEALKDLSRNSKFPSQTVQKALTTQQSMIKCSLSDTHHLLTFCDSLFCSNTKENLGKEDSETKKLRADLQGMHWKMMGLEKVCGAMQTEMANIMRSRLSILGNARSLPKLCS